In Capsicum annuum cultivar UCD-10X-F1 chromosome 7, UCD10Xv1.1, whole genome shotgun sequence, one genomic interval encodes:
- the LOC107868123 gene encoding protein bfr2: MEVNSYSCDVEAFEKMVMNSVLEAVVAETLLVAQRSVACLLMVTGCLLKDGATLPDEISIAPLSDFLSIPPLSDLVSPDRRFPFDALKGKNKAGPENKDGSDTEDDDEDEDGDAEDQDDDDDANDEDFSGEEGGDDDDDDEGPEEDPAANGNEGSDDDDDDDDEDGDDDEGDDDEEEEEGEDEDEEEDQPPAKKRK, encoded by the exons atggaggtgaacagttacaGCTGTGATGTAGAAGCTTTTGAGAAAATGGTGATGAACTCTGTTCTTGAAGCTGTTGTTGCTGAGACCCTTTTGGTTGCTCAGAGATCTGTTGCTTGTCTACTCATGGTG ACAGGATGTTTGCTGAAGGATGGTGCTACTTTGCCAGACGAGATAAGCATTGCTCCATTGTCAGATTTCTTGAGCATTCCTCCATTGTCGGACTTGGTCAGCCCCGATAGAAG GTTTCCCTTTGATGCGCTTAAAGGAAAGAACAAAGCTGGTCCCGAGAACAAAGATGGCAGTGATACAGAGGATGATGATGAAGACGAGGATGGAGATGCTGAGGATCAGGATGACGATGATGATGCAAACGATGAAGATTTCTCCGGTGAAGAAGGGGGAGATGATGACGACGATGATGAAGGTCCAGAGGAGGATCCTGCGGCTAATGGCAATGAAGGGAGCGATGATGACGACGACGACGATGATgaggatggtgatgatgatgaaggagATGACgatgaggaagaggaagagggAGAAGATGAGGATGAAGAGGAGGATCAACCACCTGCTAAGAAGAGAAAGTGA